In Bacteroidales bacterium, the following are encoded in one genomic region:
- a CDS encoding TlpA disulfide reductase family protein: MRNLLIFLCCAAAFTACSKERVSVSGKITNAADSMLYLEEVGVYNTVKVDSVKLSKNGRFSFHYNEKMSGFYQLRIPKDKIIVFFPNPGEKIKITADAKDVVSSVEVSGSHDTEQISKLIKMLNETRVRLDSVAVIYDKTEGDTAKEVLKKKYNSILEKHRRASIAYLLTHYNSLSSLYAIYQQYAPNNYVFYKTTDLQYFKILTDSLTKYHPKSPHVAALKSFSNRRLNELKTQMLMGMPGVKVNQLPEIELPDFAGDTVSLASLKGKLVLLTFWVSGSNDCVNNNLELKKIYQKFRSRGFEIFQVSFDNSVEAWQKAVRFDELPWVSVIESGNNSVLAGNYNVTALPANYLIDRDNVSILAKNLTPDQLQAKLQQMN, from the coding sequence ATGAGAAATTTACTAATCTTTCTATGCTGCGCGGCAGCTTTTACAGCCTGTTCAAAAGAACGTGTTTCAGTTTCAGGTAAAATTACAAACGCTGCTGACAGTATGTTGTATCTCGAAGAGGTCGGCGTATATAACACTGTAAAGGTTGACTCGGTTAAGCTCAGTAAAAACGGCCGTTTCAGCTTTCATTACAATGAAAAGATGTCAGGCTTTTACCAGCTCCGAATACCAAAGGATAAGATTATCGTATTTTTTCCGAACCCGGGCGAGAAGATTAAAATAACTGCCGACGCAAAAGATGTGGTTTCATCGGTTGAAGTTAGTGGTTCGCATGATACCGAGCAAATATCGAAGCTTATAAAAATGCTGAATGAAACCAGGGTAAGGCTTGATTCAGTTGCTGTAATATATGATAAAACTGAAGGTGATACGGCAAAAGAGGTCCTGAAAAAGAAGTATAACAGTATCCTTGAAAAGCACAGGCGGGCATCCATCGCTTACCTGCTTACTCATTACAACTCGTTGTCGAGCCTGTACGCCATTTACCAGCAGTATGCCCCGAACAATTATGTTTTCTACAAAACCACGGATCTTCAGTATTTCAAGATATTGACCGATTCGCTTACCAAATATCATCCGAAATCACCACATGTTGCTGCACTGAAGTCATTTTCAAACAGGCGGCTGAATGAACTTAAAACCCAGATGCTAATGGGAATGCCCGGAGTAAAAGTAAATCAGTTGCCTGAAATTGAGTTACCGGATTTTGCCGGTGACACCGTTTCTCTTGCCTCGCTGAAGGGCAAACTGGTGTTGCTTACGTTTTGGGTTTCGGGTAGCAACGATTGCGTAAACAATAACCTTGAACTGAAGAAAATTTACCAAAAATTCAGGAGCCGCGGATTTGAGATATTCCAGGTTTCATTCGACAATTCAGTTGAAGCATGGCAAAAAGCCGTCAGGTTTGACGAACTTCCCTGGGTTAGTGTGATTGAATCAGGAAATAATTCAGTACTGGCAGGAAACTACAATGTTACCGCCTTGCCTGCCAATTACCTGATCGACAGGGATAATGTTTCTATTCTGGCTAAAAATCTTACGCCTGACCAGCTGCAGGCAAAACTGCAGCAGATGAACTAA
- a CDS encoding UDP-2,3-diacylglucosamine diphosphatase, whose translation MAAGKNIYFISDLHLGLYPPERSTKRERILVDWLDSIKNDASELYMLGDIFDFWHEYRHVVPRGFVRFLGKLAELSDSGVQLHFFTGNHDIWVYDYLPAELGLKVYRESITRTINGKRFFLSHGDGVGPWETGYKLMKWAFTNRLLQWFFARIHPNASMAFGKRWSKSSRYAKGIIAEDFKGEDKEYQIMFARSAIARDHYDYFVFGHRHIPYDIRIAENSRVINLGDWITNFTYAVWDGTDVTLKSVFPENEQRILRK comes from the coding sequence GTGGCAGCAGGGAAAAATATATATTTTATTTCTGATCTTCATCTTGGACTTTATCCTCCGGAAAGAAGCACCAAACGGGAGCGAATTCTTGTCGACTGGCTCGACAGCATTAAAAACGATGCATCAGAACTGTACATGCTCGGCGATATTTTCGACTTTTGGCATGAATACAGGCATGTGGTGCCACGAGGATTTGTAAGGTTCCTTGGTAAACTGGCAGAGCTTTCCGATTCGGGAGTCCAACTTCATTTTTTTACCGGAAACCACGATATCTGGGTTTATGATTACCTTCCTGCCGAATTGGGTTTAAAAGTATACAGAGAAAGCATTACACGTACTATCAACGGAAAGCGGTTTTTCCTTTCTCATGGTGATGGGGTTGGCCCGTGGGAAACCGGTTATAAACTGATGAAATGGGCATTTACAAACCGGTTGCTTCAGTGGTTTTTTGCAAGGATACATCCCAATGCATCCATGGCGTTCGGAAAAAGGTGGTCAAAAAGCAGCCGGTATGCAAAGGGAATAATTGCTGAAGATTTTAAGGGTGAGGACAAGGAATACCAGATTATGTTCGCCCGGTCTGCCATTGCCAGGGACCATTATGATTATTTTGTATTTGGCCACCGCCATATTCCCTATGATATCAGGATCGCGGAAAACAGCCGTGTGATCAATCTCGGCGACTGGATCACGAATTTCACCTATGCAGTTTGGGATGGTACCGATGTTACGCTTAAATCCGTTTTTCCGGAGAACGAGCAGAGGATTTTGAGGAAGTAG
- the nhaD gene encoding sodium:proton antiporter NhaD produces the protein MELTLISLVFIAGYVFIAIEHKIKIDKAASALITGVLCWLLYYMNQHHSSETELRLTEHLGEIAGILFFLMGAMTIVEVVDSHDGFSLITNLVRTRSKTTILILISAITFFLSAILDNLTTSIVMTSLCKKLIHEKEERLWFASMVIIAANAGGAWSPIGDVTTTMLWIKGQITAGNIIIKTFIPSLVVVVVPLAIMLFRFRGQKIQRVNSDSQKNSVSDSNIILFSGIGLLIFVPVFKTLTHMPPFMGMLIALGIIWVISSLVHINKNPDLRHKFSVANALHKIDTSSILFFLGILLAVSALQAIGALTGLAEYINRYVSNIYTTGTILGLMSAIIDNVPLVAAAQGMYSLDVFPTDHAFWEFLALSAGTGGSAIIIGSAAGVAVMGIEKINFFWYLKNISWLALLGFFAGLGAYMLQQMVF, from the coding sequence ATGGAACTAACGCTCATAAGTCTTGTATTCATTGCAGGATATGTGTTTATTGCAATTGAGCACAAAATTAAAATTGATAAGGCTGCCAGTGCCCTCATCACCGGAGTGCTTTGCTGGCTTCTTTATTATATGAATCAGCATCATTCATCCGAAACCGAACTCCGGTTAACCGAACACCTCGGTGAAATTGCAGGCATACTGTTCTTCCTTATGGGGGCTATGACAATAGTTGAGGTGGTGGATTCCCATGATGGTTTTTCCCTGATCACCAACCTTGTGCGTACCCGTTCAAAAACTACAATCCTTATCCTGATATCTGCTATTACCTTCTTTCTATCAGCTATTCTTGATAATCTCACCACTTCGATCGTAATGACATCCTTATGCAAAAAGCTGATTCATGAAAAGGAAGAGAGGCTATGGTTTGCATCCATGGTAATCATTGCGGCCAATGCCGGCGGGGCCTGGTCACCGATAGGCGATGTGACAACAACCATGCTTTGGATAAAGGGACAAATCACAGCCGGCAATATTATTATCAAAACCTTTATTCCAAGCCTTGTGGTAGTTGTGGTTCCACTTGCCATTATGCTTTTCAGGTTCAGAGGGCAAAAAATTCAACGGGTTAATTCCGACAGTCAAAAGAACAGTGTTTCAGATAGCAATATTATACTCTTCAGTGGTATAGGCCTGCTGATCTTTGTTCCGGTTTTCAAAACCTTAACTCATATGCCTCCTTTTATGGGGATGCTGATCGCCCTGGGAATAATTTGGGTTATAAGTAGTTTAGTTCATATCAACAAGAATCCGGATTTAAGGCATAAATTTTCAGTGGCTAATGCGTTGCATAAAATTGATACTTCAAGCATTCTGTTTTTTCTCGGCATTTTGCTTGCCGTATCCGCATTACAGGCTATAGGAGCGCTGACTGGATTGGCAGAATATATTAACCGCTATGTGAGCAATATATATACTACTGGAACCATTTTAGGACTTATGTCGGCAATTATCGACAATGTTCCTTTAGTTGCCGCGGCCCAGGGCATGTATAGCCTTGATGTATTCCCAACTGATCATGCTTTCTGGGAGTTCCTGGCTCTTTCGGCCGGAACGGGCGGCAGCGCCATTATAATCGGATCCGCAGCAGGAGTTGCCGTAATGGGAATTGAAAAAATTAATTTTTTCTGGTATTTGAAAAATATCAGCTGGCTTGCTTTGCTTGGCTTCTTCGCTGGTTTGGGAGCCTATATGCTTCAGCAGATGGTTTTTTAA
- a CDS encoding sodium-translocating pyrophosphatase — MLNNLFWLVPCGSALALGFAYYFFKQMMKEDEGTDTMKKIAQYVREGAMAYLKQQYKVVSLIFVILTLIFAVLAYVLHIQNPWVPFAFLTGGFFSGLSGFIGMRTATYASARAANAAQHSLNHGLRVAFRSGAVMGLVVVGLGLLDISIWFYALNFIIGALDNTTNTLIASDPSMKLIIITTTTLTFGMGASTQALFARVGGGIYTKAADVGADLVGKVEAGIPEDDPRNPATIADNVGDNVGDVAGMGADLYESYCGSILSTAALGASGFTAAGLAAAGIAVTDATQIQFNAVIAPMLVAAVGIVLSILGIFVVRTKEGASQKELLASLGRGVNISSVFIAIFSLGILYILDIPNYFGVWGAMLVGLVSGIGIGKTTEYYTSAGFKPTQAIAGASKTGPATVIINGIGTGMISTAFPVLIVSVAIILAYLFAANFTFTNISFGLYGIGIAAVGMLSTLGITLATDAYGPIADNAGGNAEMSHLGPEVRKRTDALDSLGNTTAATGKGFAIGSAALTALALLASYVEEIKVGISRLPAKAEAFTATTGLDIHKAGIHDIMSYFNIDLMNPRVLVGAFLGSMAAFLFCGLSMTAVGRAAQAMVDEVRRQFREIPGILEGKSTPDYARCVAISTRGAQREMLLPSLLAIIIPVVTGIVFGVAGVMGLLIGSTATGFILAIFMANAGGAWDNAKKFIEEGNFGGKGSDSHKAAVVGDTVGDPFKDTSGPSLNILIKLMSMVSIVVVGVTLATSLI, encoded by the coding sequence ATGTTAAATAATCTTTTCTGGCTAGTGCCGTGCGGATCTGCTTTGGCTCTTGGATTTGCTTATTATTTCTTTAAGCAGATGATGAAGGAGGATGAAGGGACCGACACTATGAAAAAAATTGCGCAGTATGTGCGCGAAGGGGCTATGGCCTATCTTAAACAGCAGTATAAGGTAGTGTCCCTGATTTTTGTAATTCTTACCCTGATTTTTGCTGTACTTGCCTATGTTCTGCATATTCAGAACCCCTGGGTGCCTTTTGCATTTCTGACCGGCGGCTTTTTCAGCGGTTTATCGGGTTTCATCGGAATGCGTACGGCTACTTATGCCTCAGCCCGCGCTGCCAATGCTGCCCAACATTCATTGAATCACGGTCTCAGGGTGGCATTCCGTTCAGGTGCAGTAATGGGTCTTGTAGTTGTAGGCCTTGGTCTGCTCGACATTTCAATCTGGTTTTATGCATTGAACTTCATTATCGGTGCACTTGACAACACTACCAACACACTAATTGCAAGTGATCCGTCGATGAAACTTATCATCATTACTACAACAACACTTACATTCGGTATGGGTGCTTCCACACAGGCATTGTTTGCCCGTGTTGGCGGTGGTATTTACACAAAGGCTGCCGATGTCGGCGCTGACCTTGTTGGTAAGGTTGAAGCAGGCATTCCTGAGGACGACCCCCGGAATCCCGCAACTATTGCAGATAACGTAGGTGACAATGTAGGTGACGTGGCCGGTATGGGCGCTGACCTTTATGAATCATATTGCGGTTCAATCCTTTCAACAGCTGCCCTTGGCGCATCTGGCTTCACCGCAGCAGGTCTGGCTGCAGCCGGTATTGCTGTAACCGATGCAACACAAATTCAGTTTAACGCAGTTATTGCTCCTATGCTTGTAGCTGCTGTTGGAATTGTGCTTTCAATCCTCGGTATTTTTGTTGTTCGTACAAAAGAAGGCGCATCTCAAAAAGAACTTCTGGCTTCACTGGGTCGCGGGGTGAATATAAGTTCGGTATTCATAGCAATATTTTCTCTTGGTATCCTTTACATTCTCGATATTCCCAATTATTTTGGCGTTTGGGGTGCCATGCTGGTTGGTCTTGTTTCAGGTATAGGAATTGGAAAAACTACAGAATACTATACCTCTGCAGGCTTTAAACCCACACAGGCAATTGCAGGTGCTTCAAAAACCGGACCCGCAACCGTTATAATCAATGGTATTGGTACAGGTATGATTTCAACCGCATTCCCGGTGTTAATCGTTTCTGTAGCCATTATCCTGGCTTATCTTTTTGCAGCAAACTTTACTTTCACCAATATAAGCTTCGGCTTGTATGGAATTGGTATTGCAGCTGTAGGTATGCTTTCAACCCTGGGTATCACCCTTGCAACCGATGCTTATGGACCTATCGCCGATAATGCCGGTGGAAATGCCGAAATGAGCCACCTGGGACCAGAAGTACGTAAACGTACTGATGCGCTTGATTCACTTGGAAACACTACCGCTGCAACAGGCAAAGGTTTTGCTATCGGCTCAGCCGCTCTTACTGCCCTTGCATTGCTTGCTTCCTATGTTGAGGAAATCAAAGTGGGAATTTCCAGGTTACCAGCCAAAGCTGAAGCGTTTACTGCTACCACCGGTCTTGATATTCACAAAGCCGGCATACACGATATCATGTCGTATTTCAATATCGATTTGATGAATCCGCGTGTTCTTGTAGGTGCATTTCTCGGTTCCATGGCTGCATTCCTCTTCTGTGGTCTTTCGATGACTGCTGTAGGACGTGCCGCTCAGGCCATGGTGGATGAAGTACGCCGCCAATTCCGTGAAATTCCGGGTATTCTTGAAGGAAAATCAACTCCTGATTATGCCCGTTGTGTGGCTATTTCAACCCGTGGTGCACAACGCGAAATGCTGTTGCCGTCACTTCTTGCCATCATTATACCTGTAGTCACCGGTATTGTTTTCGGAGTAGCCGGAGTTATGGGCCTTTTGATCGGCAGTACAGCCACAGGCTTTATTCTTGCTATTTTCATGGCTAATGCCGGCGGTGCCTGGGATAATGCCAAGAAATTCATCGAGGAAGGCAATTTCGGAGGTAAGGGAAGTGATTCCCACAAAGCCGCTGTTGTTGGTGACACGGTCGGAGATCCATTCAAAGACACCTCCGGTCCTTCGCTTAACATCCTCATCAAACTTATGAGCATGGTATCCATTGTTGTGGTGGGGGTAACACTGGCTACGTCGCTGATTTAG
- a CDS encoding DUF1080 domain-containing protein, with protein sequence MKKLTGFLSLLSIMASINLFGQGQKTPESTELWEPVPPVVTPGTGNSAPSDAIVLFDGTNLDEWTNASGQAAGWTVGDGAMTVKAGAGIIKTKRGFGDCQLHIEWRTPAEVKGDGQGRGNSGIFLQGLYELQVLDSYDNKTYVNGQAGSIYKQAIPLVNACRKPGEWQAYDIIFQAPRFNENGRVVIPGRITVLQNGVLILNNFEIRGTTEYIGAPRPVVHGMKEPLQLQDHGNPVSYRNIWIREL encoded by the coding sequence ATGAAGAAATTAACTGGTTTTTTAAGTTTATTAAGCATTATGGCTTCAATTAACCTTTTCGGCCAGGGACAAAAGACCCCTGAAAGTACAGAATTGTGGGAACCGGTCCCGCCGGTTGTAACTCCCGGTACAGGAAATTCCGCCCCGTCAGATGCGATAGTCCTTTTCGACGGTACCAACCTGGATGAATGGACCAATGCGAGCGGTCAGGCAGCCGGATGGACAGTGGGCGACGGTGCAATGACCGTTAAAGCAGGAGCCGGCATAATTAAAACAAAACGAGGTTTTGGCGACTGCCAATTGCATATCGAATGGAGAACACCTGCAGAAGTAAAAGGTGATGGACAGGGACGCGGAAATAGCGGTATTTTCCTGCAGGGTTTGTATGAGTTACAGGTTCTCGACAGTTATGATAATAAAACCTATGTTAACGGACAGGCCGGTTCGATTTACAAACAGGCAATTCCGCTTGTAAATGCATGCAGAAAACCCGGTGAATGGCAGGCTTATGATATTATTTTCCAGGCCCCCCGGTTTAATGAAAATGGAAGGGTAGTCATACCGGGCCGGATCACTGTTTTGCAGAATGGTGTATTAATTCTCAACAACTTTGAAATCAGGGGAACAACAGAATATATAGGCGCCCCCAGACCTGTGGTTCATGGTATGAAAGAACCTCTTCAGCTGCAGGATCACGGGAACCCGGTTTCGTACAGGAATATCTGGATAAGGGAACTTTAA
- a CDS encoding GatB/YqeY domain-containing protein — MNLFDKISEDLKAAMLAKQKDRLESLRAIKTALLLAKTESGSHEVTPDQEMKILQKMVKQRRESAEIFKTQNRPELAENEIKEANIIEEYLPKQMTEAELIPVLKAIIARVGATSAKDLGKVMGTATKELAGKADGKMIADKVRELLG, encoded by the coding sequence ATGAATCTTTTCGACAAAATCTCCGAAGACCTGAAAGCCGCCATGCTGGCGAAGCAAAAAGACAGGCTGGAATCACTGAGAGCAATAAAGACGGCTTTGTTGCTTGCAAAGACTGAATCAGGATCACACGAAGTGACACCGGACCAGGAAATGAAAATCCTTCAGAAAATGGTAAAACAGCGTCGTGAATCGGCTGAAATATTCAAAACTCAAAACCGGCCTGAACTGGCTGAGAATGAAATTAAAGAAGCCAATATCATCGAAGAATACCTGCCAAAACAGATGACCGAAGCAGAACTGATTCCTGTCTTAAAGGCAATTATTGCCCGGGTCGGAGCTACATCTGCAAAAGATCTTGGCAAGGTAATGGGTACTGCTACAAAAGAACTAGCCGGTAAAGCCGACGGTAAGATGATTGCGGATAAGGTGAGGGAGCTTTTGGGATAA
- the ftsZ gene encoding cell division protein FtsZ: MDELMHFELPVNKSSIIKVLGVGGGGSNAVNHMFKQGIKDVDFIVCNTDAQALANTPVPVKIQLGASLTEGRGAGNKPAIGRQAAIESIDNLNEILSINTRMLFITAGMGGGTGTGAAPVIAKAARELGILTVAIVTIPFKNEGPRRVNQALEGIAELEKHVDSLLVINNEKIRQIYGDLRVSEAFSRADDVLAVAAKGIAEIITVHGFINVDFADVQTVMTNSGVSILGTGTASGEGRAINAIKQALNSPLLNDTDIKGAKNILLNIISGDEEVTMDEIGQIIDYVKDCSGINSDLIWGNGNDPELGDRISVTVIATGFNANSIPELYMHKKEIDRIPLSDITVHDHEEESIFVVKDAPTQKSGLVQPSQRTIEFDMNTVDDEILRNLSRVRRPIDARKASDRVNTIKRAHEELKELKHGNRQSDREIEELENTPAFKRKQIQINPQKYSEESKLSNYSLSDDENSQVKLSKENPFLHGAVD, from the coding sequence ATGGACGAACTCATGCATTTTGAATTGCCCGTAAATAAATCCTCCATCATTAAGGTGCTGGGGGTAGGCGGCGGAGGCAGCAATGCGGTGAACCATATGTTTAAGCAGGGAATCAAGGATGTTGATTTTATTGTATGCAACACCGATGCGCAGGCACTGGCAAATACTCCTGTGCCGGTGAAAATTCAGCTTGGTGCCTCACTCACCGAGGGACGTGGTGCAGGGAATAAACCGGCCATCGGCAGGCAGGCGGCTATCGAAAGTATTGATAACCTGAATGAAATTCTTAGCATCAACACCCGCATGCTGTTTATAACGGCAGGGATGGGCGGCGGTACCGGAACAGGTGCTGCCCCGGTGATCGCTAAAGCGGCCAGGGAGCTGGGTATATTAACCGTTGCAATAGTAACGATACCGTTTAAAAATGAGGGACCCAGACGGGTGAACCAGGCTCTTGAGGGAATTGCCGAACTTGAAAAGCATGTGGATTCGCTGCTCGTCATCAATAATGAAAAAATCCGGCAGATATACGGCGATCTGAGGGTATCAGAAGCTTTTTCAAGGGCTGATGATGTGCTGGCCGTTGCAGCCAAAGGGATAGCAGAGATCATAACTGTTCATGGTTTTATAAACGTCGACTTCGCCGATGTTCAGACTGTAATGACAAACAGCGGTGTGTCGATACTGGGCACCGGTACGGCATCCGGTGAAGGAAGGGCAATTAATGCCATTAAACAGGCATTGAACTCTCCATTGCTTAATGATACGGATATCAAAGGGGCAAAAAATATCCTGCTCAACATCATTTCAGGCGATGAAGAAGTCACAATGGATGAAATCGGCCAGATCATTGATTATGTAAAAGATTGCTCAGGAATTAACTCCGACCTGATTTGGGGTAACGGAAATGATCCGGAGCTGGGCGACAGGATAAGCGTAACAGTGATTGCTACAGGGTTCAACGCAAACAGCATTCCCGAACTGTATATGCATAAAAAGGAAATCGACAGGATTCCCCTTTCCGACATTACAGTACATGACCATGAGGAAGAAAGTATTTTTGTTGTAAAGGATGCGCCCACGCAAAAAAGTGGGTTGGTTCAGCCTTCCCAGCGTACCATCGAGTTTGATATGAACACGGTAGACGATGAGATCCTCAGGAACCTGAGCAGGGTTCGGAGGCCAATCGACGCAAGGAAAGCGAGTGACAGGGTAAATACAATCAAAAGAGCCCATGAAGAGCTCAAGGAACTGAAGCATGGAAACAGGCAAAGCGACAGGGAAATTGAAGAACTTGAAAATACTCCGGCATTTAAAAGAAAACAGATCCAGATCAATCCCCAGAAGTATTCAGAGGAAAGCAAGCTTTCTAATTACAGTCTTTCCGATGATGAAAATTCCCAGGTAAAGCTCAGCAAGGAAAACCCGTTTCTGCACGGGGCGGTGGATTGA